The Haloarcula pelagica genome includes a region encoding these proteins:
- a CDS encoding Cdc6/Cdc18 family protein, with protein MNQESGDGDSQQLSITDQLTSEYNTVFKNKDLIEPDTIVDEDRIVGRDEQLNKVINIIKPALHGDQPEDMLLRGPSGTGKTLIAGTVATKAINIGETRDIEMEFVEINGKHKKSEHEAVHQITHEFERALDLRYTSKTGVSTSSRYDRLFEIVDDHLDFGIVILDELDLLVGDNRNKDKAPAFSDILYKLSRAKRIGKMDSAFTLIVTTNSPNNLMNGLNSRTDSTFNPTEVSFADYNAEELREILEHRQDAFYEEALDTEVIPYVAAIAAQGEGDARFAIDLLREAGNIANRREETIVTTEHVEQAKNQVEKNYVVDIIENVSVQKQVSLFAAAIVNQYGQQQLKQSDLFTEQSVPAPVAHTLYNWITEHKDIEQRSKHSFLRWMRELDTYEVIELNRKGRGNERGVFAEYIFHNLSAEVMVETLADKDDRLADILEEEDMIKPVVRNNLKNF; from the coding sequence ATGAATCAGGAGTCGGGGGATGGCGACTCGCAGCAACTATCTATCACCGATCAGCTCACGAGCGAGTACAATACTGTCTTCAAAAACAAGGATCTCATTGAGCCGGACACCATCGTTGACGAGGACCGAATTGTCGGACGAGACGAACAGCTTAACAAAGTCATCAACATCATCAAACCTGCTCTCCATGGAGACCAGCCCGAGGATATGCTGCTTCGTGGTCCTTCCGGTACCGGGAAAACTCTTATCGCCGGGACTGTCGCGACGAAGGCTATCAATATCGGTGAAACACGGGATATCGAGATGGAGTTCGTAGAGATAAACGGCAAACACAAGAAGTCGGAACACGAGGCTGTCCACCAGATTACTCACGAGTTTGAACGAGCGCTGGACCTGAGATACACCTCGAAAACTGGCGTCTCGACGAGTTCCCGCTACGACCGTCTCTTCGAGATTGTCGACGATCATCTTGACTTCGGAATCGTGATTCTTGACGAATTAGACCTCCTCGTGGGGGACAACCGAAACAAAGACAAAGCGCCTGCGTTCTCGGATATTCTCTACAAACTCTCACGAGCAAAACGGATCGGCAAGATGGACAGCGCATTCACGCTCATCGTCACGACAAACAGTCCGAACAACTTGATGAACGGACTCAATTCCCGAACCGACAGTACGTTCAATCCAACCGAGGTCTCGTTCGCGGACTACAACGCTGAGGAACTACGAGAAATCTTGGAACACCGTCAGGATGCTTTCTACGAAGAAGCTCTGGACACGGAAGTGATCCCGTACGTCGCAGCGATCGCCGCTCAGGGCGAAGGAGACGCCCGTTTTGCGATTGACCTCCTTCGGGAGGCCGGAAATATCGCGAACCGACGTGAAGAAACCATCGTCACCACTGAGCACGTGGAGCAAGCGAAAAATCAAGTCGAGAAAAACTATGTCGTCGATATAATCGAAAATGTTTCCGTCCAGAAGCAAGTCTCGCTCTTCGCGGCTGCTATTGTCAATCAATATGGCCAGCAGCAACTCAAGCAATCAGATTTGTTCACTGAACAGTCTGTGCCTGCTCCCGTCGCGCATACGCTTTACAACTGGATCACCGAGCACAAAGATATTGAGCAGCGTTCGAAGCACAGTTTTCTACGGTGGATGCGGGAGTTGGATACCTACGAGGTCATCGAGTTGAACCGGAAGGGACGGGGCAACGAGAGAGGTGTCTTCGCTGAGTATATTTTCCACAATCTCTCTGCTGAGGTGATGGTCGAGACACTAGCCGACAAGGACGATCGGCTTGCTGATATCTTGGAGGAAGAGGACATGATCAAACCGGTCGTTCGGAACAATCTCAAGAATTTCTGA